In Amaranthus tricolor cultivar Red isolate AtriRed21 chromosome 5, ASM2621246v1, whole genome shotgun sequence, a genomic segment contains:
- the LOC130814206 gene encoding ABC transporter G family member 34-like — translation METKMNECDSLDSPTRWKMKKEDEDRKLKLNGNMEIDFQKMGGQERKMLIDNLLARDDHENFLRRIRQRFDMAGVEVPAIEVRFEHLSVKGDVHVGSRALPNLLNTTLNFLEAILGIVRLAPSKKRTLHILNNVSGIIKPSKMTLLLGPPSSGKTTLLLALAGKLDPDLEVSGKITYCGHELKEFVPRRTCAFIRQNDIHLGEITVRETVDFSGRCLGVGNRRVLLNQVLKKEKEAGIKPDPEIDAFMKATAIQGQESSLNTDYVLKILSLEMCADTIVGDDMRRGISGGEKKRLTIGEMLVGPSKVLLMDEISTGLDSTTAFQVCKYLSEMTRVMEMTTTFISLLQPTPETYELFDNIILLSEGQIVYQGPRHNVLNFFEYVGFKCPERKAVADFLQEVTSKNDQQQYWSKTQPYRYVSVPEFVENFWSFQIGSMLVSDLSLPYDKSNTHPSALVKQKYGLSKMELLRACFSREWLLMRRNGFLYIFKSVQITVMSVATMTAYFRTTMHHKTVADGEKYLGAIFFGLTNFVFNGMAETTLTVMGLPIFYKQRDFLFYPAWAYGLPVWVLRIPISFIESALWTVLTYYTIGFAPAASRFFSQWLAYFCIHQMALSFFRLVGALGRTIVIANAMNMLIMVVVFVLGGFIIAKADVGPWMIWAYYLSPMMYGQHALVINEFLDKRWTTPNPDRRIKEPTIGRVILASRGFFKHQYWFWISIGALIGFSLLFNLLYILALTYLNPLKDSKGAVQDETEKDKKISSGEELNDINEEDELGPSMKNYSSKGTLNRGMVLPFQPLSLAFNHINYYVDTPSEMKSLGYEEDRLQLLRDVSGAFKPGVLTALVGVTGAGKTTLMDVLAGRKTSGYIQGEITVSGYPKKQETFARISGYCEQIDIHSPHVTVYESLLYSAWLRLSSQIDPKTQKMFIEEVMGLIELEPIKDALVGLPGMNGLSTEQRKRLTIAVELVANPSIIFMDEPTSGLDARAAAIVMRTVRNTVNTGRTVLCTIHQPSIDIFESFDELLLMKRGGQIVYAGPLGDNSLKLIEYFEAIPGIPKIKEGYNPATWMLDITTLQVESHLGVDFALLYANSQLYRRNQEMIKELSTPSHNSEDLHFPTKYSQPFITQFRACFWKQYRSYWQNSSYNAVRFFMTTLMGVLLGLMFWNKGTKLDKQQDLMNLLGILFSAILFLGGSNALNVQVVVASERTVFYRERAAGMYSALPFALAQLAIEIIYIASINMGYALLLYSMIGFEWTVGKFFYFYYFIFMCFAYYTVYGMMLVSLTPRPEISAILMTFFVTLWNLFAGFLLPKPQIPIWWRWYYWASPVAWTMYGLVTSQVGDKTSVIDVPEAGSVPLNNFLKQLLGFDYDFLPYVVIAHLAWVILFFFVFAYAIKFLNFQKR, via the exons atggAAACAAAGATGAATGAATGTGATAGCTTAGACTCTCCTACAAGATGGAAAATGAAGAAGGAAGATGAAGATAGGAAGCTCAAATTAAATGGAAATATGGAaattgattttcaaaagatgggaGGACAAGAAAGAAAGATGTTGATTGATAATTTACTTGCTAGGGATGATCACGAGAACTTCCTTAGACGAATTCGACAGCGTTTCGATAT GGCAGGAGTTGAAGTACCAGCAATTGAAGTGAGATTTGAACATCTATCGGTGAAAGGTGATGTGCATGTTGGAAGCAGAGCTCTACCCAACCTGCTTAATACAACCCTAAACTTTTTAGAG GCAATTTTGGGGATTGTACGGCTGGCTCCATCGAAGAAAAGGACCCTCCACATACTTAATAATGTTAGCGGCATTATTAAACCCTCCAA GATGACATTACTCCTCGGACCACCAAGTTCAGGGAAAACGACATTGTTACTAGCGCTTGCAGGGAAACTCGATCCTGATCTAGAG GTATCTGGGAAGATAACATATTGCGGCCATGAACTAAAAGAATTTGTTCCCAGGAGAACTTGCGCATTTATTAGGCAAAATGACATACATCTTGGTGAAATAACTGTAAGGGAGACAGTAGATTTTTCAGGGAGATGTTTAGGTGTTGGAAATAGGAGAGTTTTGCTGAATCAAgtattgaaaaaagaaaaagaagcagGAATTAAACCAGATCCAGAGATTGATGCATTCATGAAGGCCACGGCAATTCAAGGCCAAGAATCAAGTCTTAACACTGATTATGTGCTTAAG ATACTTAGCTTGGAAATGTGTGCTGATACCATAGTGGGTGATGATATGCGAAGGGGTATCTCTGGTGGTGAAAAGAAGCGTCTAACTATTG GGGAAATGTTGGTTGGACCTTCCAAAGTTCTATTAATGGATGAAATATCAACAGGATTAGATAGCACAACAGCATTTCAAGTATGCAAGTATCTAAGTGAAATGACTCGTGTCATGGAGATGACAACAACATTTATTTCTCTCTTACAACCAACCCCAGAGACATATGAACTCTTCGACAACATCATTCTCCTATCCGAAGGCCAAATTGTGTACCAAGGTCCACGCCACAATGTCCTTAACTTCTTCGAATATGTTGGATTCAAATGTCCCGAAAGAAAAGCAGTAGCAGATTTTCTCCAAGAAGTAACCTCAAAAAACGACCAGCAACAATACTGGTCTAAAACCCAACCTTACAGATACGTTTCTGTTCCTGAATTTGTCGAAAATTTCTGGTCGTTTCAAATTGGATCAATGCTCGTATCAGATCTAAGTTTACCTTACGACAAATCGAATACTCATCCTAGTGCCTTGGTGAAACAAAAGTATGGTTTGTCGAAAATGGAGCTACTTAGAGCTTGTTTTTCAAGGGAATGGTTGTTAATGAGACGAAATGGGTTTCTGTACATTTTTAAGAGTGTGCAGATTACAGTTATGTCAGTTGCCACAATGACAGCATATTTTAGAACAACAATGCACCATAAGACAGTTGCAGATGGTGAAAAATACTTGGGTGCTATATTTTTTGGTCtaacaaattttgtttttaatggaATGGCAGAAACTACTTTAACTGTTATGGGACTTCCAATATTCTATAAACAGAGGGATTTCTTGTTTTACCCTGCTTGGGCTTATGGCTTACCAGTTTGGGTGCTTCGAATTCCTATATCATTTATAGAATCTGCATTGTGGACTGTTCTTACTTATTACACTATTGGGTTTGCTCCAGCTGCTAGTAG gTTTTTCAGCCAGTGGCTAGCTTACTTCTGTATACATCAAATGGCGTTATCATTCTTTCGGCTTGTTGGTGCTTTAGGGAGAACAATTGTCATTGCTAATGCTATGAATATGCTTATAATGGTAGTTGTTTTTGTACTAGGTGGTTTTATCATAGCAAAAG CTGATGTTGGTCCGTGGATGATATGGGCGTACTACCTTTCTCCTATGATGTATGGACAACATGCTTTGGTAATCAATGAATTTCTTGATAAAAGATGGACTACT CCAAATCCAGATCGTAGGATAAAAGAACCAACTATTGGTAGAGTTATTCTTGCATCAAGAGGTTTCTTTAAGCACCAGTATTGGTTTTGGATAAGCATTGGAGCTCTCATTGGGTTTTCTCTTCTCTTCAACCTCTTATACATCTTGGCATTGACATATTTAAATC CTCTGAAGGATTCAAAAGGAGCTGTACAAGACGAGACTGAGAAGGACAAAAAGATATCTTCTGGGGAGGAACTTAATGACATTAATGAGGAGGATGAATTAGGCCCTTCAATGAAAAATTATTCATCTAAGGGCACACTTAATAGAGGAATGGTTTTGCCCTTTCAACCTCTTTCCTTAGCTTTCAACCATATCAATTACTATGTAGATACACCATCT GAAATGAAAAGTCTAGGATATGAAGAAGATCGCTTACAATTGCTACGAGATGTAAGTGGAGCTTTTAAGCCAGGGGTACTAACAGCACTTGTAGGCGTAACCGGTGCTGGAAAAACCACTTTGATGGATGTTTTGGCTGGAAGAAAAACCAGTGGATATATACAAGGTGAAATCACTGTTTCTGGTTATCCGAAAAAACAAGAAACATTTGCAAGAATCAGTGGTTATTGTGAACAGATTGACATCCATTCCCCACATGTTACTGTTTATGAATCCCTTCTATACTCAGCTTGGCTTCGTTTATCTTCTCAGATCGACCCAAAGACTCAAAAG ATGTTCATTGAAGAAGTCATGGGATTGATAGAGCTTGAGCCAATTAAGGATGCACTGGTTGGATTACCAGGAATGAATGGGCTTTCAACGGAGCAAAGAAAGAGATTAACAATAGCAGTAGAGTTGGTTGCAAACCCATCAATTATATTCATGGATGAACCAACCTCAGGGCTTGATGCTAGAGCTGCTGCCATTGTTATGCGTACAGTAAGAAACACAGTTAATACAGGAAGAACTGTTCTTTGCACAATCCATCAGCCAAGTATTGATATCTTTGAATCTTTTGATGAG CTCCTACTAATGAAAAGAGGGGGTCAAATTGTATATGCTGGGCCCCTTGGGGACAATTCCCTAAAGCTAATTGAATACTTTGAA GCAATCCCAGGAATTCCAAAGATAAAAGAGGGTTATAATCCTGCTACATGGATGCTTGATATTACTACTCTTCAAGTTGAGTCTCATTTGGGAGTAGATTTTGCACTACTTTATGCCAATTCCCAGCTTTACCG GAGGAACCAAGAAATGATAAAAGAGCTGAGTACTCCATCACATAATTCAGAGGATCTACATTTCCCAACAAAATATTCCCAGCCATTTATAACTCAATTTAGAGCGTGTTTTTGGAAACAATATAGATCGTATTGGCAAAATTCATCATATAATGCTGTCAGATTCTTCATGACCACCCTCATGGGTGTTTTGCTTGGTCTCATGTTTTGGAACAAAGGAACTAAACT AGACAAACAACAAGACTTGATGAACttattaggaatattattttctgcAATACTTTTTCTTGGAGGAAGTAACGCATTAAACGTCCAAGTAGTTGTTGCAAGTGAAAGAACTGTATTTTACCGTGAAAGAGCTGCAGGGATGTATTCTGCTCTACCTTTTGCATTAGCACAG CTAGCAATAGAGATAATATACATTGCAAGTATAAATATGGGTTACGCTCTTCTGCTGTATTCTATGATCGGATTCGAGTGGACTGTTGGAAAGTTCTTCTATTTCTACTACTTCATATTCATGTGCTTTGCGTATTACACTGTATATGGAATGATGCTTGTTTCATTGACACCACGTCCTGAAATCTCCGCCATCTTGATGACATTTTTTGTTACCTTGTGGAATCTCTTTGCTGGTTTCCTTCTTCCTAAACCG caaattccGATATGGTGGAGATGGTACTATTGGGCATCCCCGGTAGCATGGACAATGTATGGTTTAGTGACTTCACAAGTTGGAGACAAGACTTCTGTTATTGATGTACCTGAAGCTGGTAGCGTACCATTAAACAACTTCTTAAAACAACTCTTAggttttgactatgattttttaccTTATGTTGTGATTGCCCATCTTGCATGGGTGATTCTTTTCTTCTTCGTTTTTGCCTACGCTATCAAATTCCTCAACTTTCAAAAACGATGA